A single window of Armatimonadota bacterium DNA harbors:
- the sucD gene encoding succinate--CoA ligase subunit alpha produces MSILVDENTRVLVQGITGYQGAFHTARMLEFGTRVVAGVTPGKGGERVHGVPVFDTVEEAVQATGATASCVFVPARFASDAVLEAVEAGLDPIVVITEHIPVHDAIRMVEAARRQGIRIIGPNGPGITSAGKCKIGIMPNNLFRPGPVGLASRSGTLTYEIVASLTRAGIGQSTAVGMGGDPVVGTAFVELLEAFEQDPQTEVVVLVGEIGGTAEEEAAAYIRDSVRKPVVAYVAGRTAPPGKRMGHAGAVISGSEGTAQAKMEALRAAGVAVAELPSQVASLVARVLGGRSMG; encoded by the coding sequence ATGAGCATCCTCGTGGACGAGAACACCCGGGTCCTGGTCCAGGGGATTACGGGATACCAGGGTGCCTTCCACACGGCCCGCATGCTGGAGTTCGGGACCCGGGTCGTGGCGGGTGTCACGCCCGGGAAGGGCGGAGAGCGGGTGCACGGGGTTCCCGTCTTCGATACGGTGGAGGAGGCGGTCCAGGCCACGGGGGCAACCGCCAGCTGCGTGTTCGTGCCCGCCCGGTTTGCATCCGATGCGGTGCTGGAGGCCGTGGAGGCCGGCTTGGATCCCATCGTAGTGATTACGGAGCACATCCCGGTGCACGACGCCATCCGGATGGTGGAGGCGGCCCGGCGCCAGGGGATCCGCATCATCGGCCCCAACGGTCCCGGGATCACCTCCGCGGGCAAGTGCAAGATCGGGATCATGCCCAACAACCTCTTCCGGCCCGGACCCGTGGGCCTTGCCTCCCGCTCGGGGACCCTCACCTACGAGATCGTGGCCTCCCTCACCCGGGCGGGCATCGGGCAGTCCACCGCGGTGGGCATGGGCGGGGATCCCGTGGTCGGCACGGCTTTCGTGGAGCTGCTGGAGGCCTTCGAGCAGGACCCTCAGACGGAGGTGGTGGTGCTGGTGGGCGAGATCGGGGGTACCGCGGAGGAGGAGGCCGCGGCGTACATCCGGGACTCCGTACGCAAACCCGTGGTGGCGTACGTGGCCGGCCGAACCGCTCCTCCCGGCAAGCGCATGGGGCACGCCGGAGCGGTGATCTCTGGTAGCGAGGGGACGGCCCAGGCGAAGATGGAGGCCCTGCGGGCCGCGGGGGTGGCGGTAGCGGAGCTCCCGTCTCAGGTGGCCTCCCTGGTGGCCCGGGTCCTGGGCGGACGGTCCATGGGGTGA
- the sdhD gene encoding succinate dehydrogenase, hydrophobic membrane anchor protein: protein MTGARTNGWAWLGWLYLRISAVLLLGLVVGHLYIMHVLTGTDRIDFAFVAQRFSTPFWRVYDLLILLLALSHGLVGVRGIVYDYTRSAGWRLVWNVILWSVGLVFTVLGALVLFTFQPGAFTGQ from the coding sequence ATGACGGGCGCACGCACCAATGGCTGGGCGTGGCTGGGATGGCTCTACCTTCGGATCTCCGCGGTGCTCCTGCTGGGGCTCGTGGTGGGGCACCTGTACATCATGCACGTACTCACCGGAACGGATCGGATCGACTTCGCGTTTGTAGCCCAGCGGTTCAGCACCCCCTTCTGGCGGGTATACGACCTCCTCATCCTGCTCCTCGCCCTCAGCCACGGACTGGTAGGGGTCCGCGGGATTGTGTACGACTACACGCGGTCAGCAGGCTGGCGGCTTGTGTGGAACGTGATCCTGTGGTCCGTGGGCTTGGTCTTTACCGTCCTGGGAGCCCTCGTGCTCTTCACCTTCCAGCCCGGGGCCTTCACGGGGCAGTAA
- the icd gene encoding isocitrate dehydrogenase (NADP(+)), translated as MLQLERFSPPKEGQRIQVQEGRLVVPDFPVIPFIEGDGIGPDIWRATRRVVDAAVEKAYGGRRRIAWYEVYAGEKAYREFGDWLPADTLRAFEYYYVGIKGPLTTPVGGGYRSLNVALRQLLDLYACVRPVRWFEGVPAPIRHPERVNMVVFRENTEDLYTGIEWPADSPEANRIIEWLRGEFGVEIRPGSAIGIKPMSPFGSKRLVRKAIRYALDRKRRNVTLVHKGNIMKYTEGGFREWGYQVAREEFGDQTVTWEEVQTRYGGKVPEGKLLIQDFMADITFQHIVIRPQDIDVIATGNLNGDYLSDAIAALVGGIGMAPGANIGDFHAVFEATHGTAPKYAGQDKVNPTSLLLSAVMMLEYLGWQEAADLIIRGLEATFRKKVVTYDLARLMEGAREVRTSEFATEVINNL; from the coding sequence ATGCTGCAGCTGGAGCGGTTCTCCCCACCCAAGGAAGGCCAGCGCATCCAGGTTCAGGAGGGGCGTCTTGTGGTTCCCGACTTCCCCGTCATCCCCTTCATCGAAGGGGACGGGATCGGCCCCGACATCTGGCGGGCCACCCGGCGGGTCGTAGACGCCGCGGTGGAGAAGGCGTACGGGGGCCGACGGCGGATCGCCTGGTACGAAGTGTATGCGGGCGAGAAGGCCTATCGGGAGTTCGGAGACTGGCTTCCCGCGGACACCCTTCGGGCCTTTGAGTACTACTACGTAGGGATCAAGGGCCCCCTCACCACCCCCGTGGGCGGCGGGTACCGGTCCCTGAACGTGGCCCTCCGACAGCTGCTGGATCTGTATGCCTGCGTGCGGCCCGTGCGGTGGTTCGAGGGGGTTCCCGCACCCATCCGGCACCCGGAGCGGGTGAACATGGTGGTCTTCCGGGAGAACACCGAGGACCTGTACACCGGGATCGAGTGGCCCGCGGATTCCCCGGAGGCGAACCGGATCATCGAGTGGCTGCGGGGGGAGTTCGGGGTGGAGATCCGGCCGGGATCGGCCATCGGCATCAAACCCATGAGCCCGTTCGGCAGCAAGCGCCTGGTGCGGAAAGCCATCCGGTATGCGCTGGACCGCAAGCGGCGCAACGTCACCCTCGTCCACAAAGGGAACATCATGAAGTACACGGAGGGCGGGTTCCGAGAGTGGGGGTATCAGGTGGCGAGGGAGGAGTTCGGGGACCAGACGGTCACCTGGGAAGAGGTGCAGACCCGCTACGGCGGGAAAGTCCCCGAAGGGAAGCTCCTCATCCAGGATTTCATGGCGGACATTACCTTCCAACACATCGTCATCCGCCCCCAGGACATTGACGTCATCGCCACGGGAAACCTGAACGGAGACTACCTCTCGGACGCCATTGCCGCCCTGGTGGGCGGCATCGGGATGGCTCCAGGGGCAAACATCGGAGATTTCCACGCGGTGTTCGAGGCAACCCACGGCACGGCTCCTAAGTACGCGGGGCAGGATAAGGTAAACCCCACCTCCCTGCTGCTGTCCGCGGTCATGATGCTGGAGTACCTGGGCTGGCAGGAGGCCGCGGACCTCATCATCCGGGGACTGGAAGCCACCTTCCGAAAGAAGGTGGTGACCTATGACCTGGCGCGCCTCATGGAGGGGGCCCGGGAGGTGCGCACCAGTGAGTTCGCCACGGAAGTGATCAATAACCTCTAG
- a CDS encoding succinate dehydrogenase iron-sulfur subunit translates to MQAIIRIKRFNPEADRRPYWAEYEVPVDPFDRVLDALHYIKANLDGSLALRRSCAHGICGSDAMVINGRNRLACKVLIKDLGPRITVEPLRGLPVIKDLVVDMEPFFQKYRQVMPWLVPDDPPPPQERRQTPEERARYEDTTKCILCAVCTTACPIFWGTGEFLGPAALVAAHRFIFDSRDRAAQQRLQILADRSGVFRCRTVFNCTEACPQGIEITKAIQELKQAIILSRT, encoded by the coding sequence ATGCAAGCGATCATCCGCATCAAGCGCTTCAACCCGGAAGCGGACCGGCGGCCCTATTGGGCGGAGTACGAGGTTCCCGTGGACCCCTTCGATCGGGTGCTGGATGCCCTCCACTACATCAAGGCCAACCTCGATGGCTCCCTGGCCCTGCGCCGCTCCTGCGCCCATGGGATCTGCGGATCCGACGCCATGGTCATCAATGGCCGCAACCGGCTCGCCTGCAAGGTCCTCATCAAGGACCTGGGACCCCGGATCACCGTGGAACCCCTCCGAGGGCTACCGGTGATCAAGGACCTCGTGGTGGACATGGAGCCCTTCTTCCAGAAGTACCGGCAGGTGATGCCGTGGCTCGTCCCCGACGACCCCCCTCCGCCCCAGGAGCGCCGACAGACTCCGGAGGAACGCGCTCGGTACGAGGACACCACCAAGTGCATCCTGTGCGCGGTGTGCACCACCGCCTGCCCCATCTTCTGGGGAACAGGAGAGTTCCTAGGGCCCGCAGCCCTGGTGGCCGCGCATCGGTTCATCTTCGACAGCCGCGATCGGGCGGCGCAACAGCGGCTGCAGATCCTCGCGGACCGCAGCGGGGTTTTCCGGTGCCGCACGGTGTTCAACTGCACGGAGGCATGTCCCCAGGGCATCGAGATCACCAAGGCCATTCAGGAACTCAAACAGGCCATCATCCTGAGCCGGACCTAA
- the sdhA gene encoding succinate dehydrogenase flavoprotein subunit, with product MAVHEFDAVIVGAGGAGLYAAMELSRQADLRVAVISKLYPTRSHTGAAQGGIGAALGNMEEDHWEWHMFDTVKGGDYLVDQDAAEILAREAIETVYDLEHLGLPFDRTPDGRIAQRRFGGHTHHFGQGPVRRACHAADRTGHMILQTLYQQCLRQNVRFFNEFQVLDLLLEDGVACGVVAWEILTGELHTFHARAVMFATGGWGRIYKVTSNAHTLTGDGAAICWRRGIPLEDMEFYQFHPTGIYRLGILMSEAARGEGAVLRNRHGERFMERYSPTLLDLAPRDIIARAMITEIREGRGIDGKDYLHLDFTHLPRQVLEEKLPDITSFARIYLGIDPLRQPVPVQPTAHYAMGGIPTDVWGRVVVDEKNTVLPGLYAAGECACVSVHGANRLGTNSLVDILVFGRRAGRDMVRYLREAERVSLRRNPDRDAREQVERLLRSEGKEKVAALRQELAEAMMEYCGIFRDGAGLQKMLGILGDLRERYRRIRLDDRGRVFNQDLLEAWELGCLLDVAEATVRSALNRTESRGAHMREDYPDRDDENWLKHTLLYRNSDGTFAFRYKPVVITRFQPQARTY from the coding sequence ATGGCGGTGCACGAGTTTGACGCGGTCATCGTGGGCGCGGGCGGAGCCGGGCTCTATGCCGCCATGGAGCTCAGCCGACAAGCGGATCTACGGGTGGCGGTGATCTCGAAGCTATATCCCACCCGCTCCCACACAGGGGCCGCCCAGGGAGGGATCGGGGCGGCCCTGGGCAACATGGAGGAGGACCACTGGGAATGGCACATGTTCGACACCGTAAAGGGCGGGGACTACCTCGTGGACCAGGACGCGGCGGAGATCCTGGCCCGGGAGGCCATCGAGACCGTCTATGACCTGGAACACCTGGGACTGCCCTTCGATCGTACGCCAGACGGCCGCATCGCCCAACGCCGGTTCGGGGGGCACACCCACCACTTCGGGCAGGGTCCTGTACGCCGGGCCTGTCATGCCGCGGATCGAACCGGCCACATGATCCTACAGACCCTGTACCAGCAGTGCCTGCGACAGAACGTGCGCTTCTTCAACGAGTTCCAGGTGCTGGACCTCCTGCTGGAGGATGGGGTGGCGTGCGGGGTGGTGGCGTGGGAGATCCTCACGGGAGAGCTGCACACCTTCCACGCCCGGGCCGTGATGTTCGCCACAGGCGGTTGGGGCCGGATCTACAAGGTCACCAGCAACGCCCACACCCTCACAGGCGACGGGGCTGCCATCTGCTGGCGTCGGGGGATCCCACTGGAGGACATGGAGTTCTACCAGTTCCATCCCACTGGGATCTATCGTCTGGGCATTCTCATGTCGGAGGCCGCGCGGGGAGAAGGAGCGGTGCTGCGTAACCGGCACGGGGAGCGGTTCATGGAGCGCTACTCCCCCACCCTCCTGGACCTTGCGCCGCGGGACATCATCGCCCGGGCCATGATCACGGAGATCCGGGAGGGCCGGGGCATCGACGGAAAGGACTATCTCCACCTGGATTTCACCCACCTGCCCCGACAGGTCCTGGAGGAGAAGCTTCCGGACATCACCAGCTTCGCCCGCATCTACCTGGGAATCGATCCGCTCAGGCAGCCCGTGCCCGTACAGCCCACAGCCCACTACGCCATGGGGGGGATCCCCACGGATGTGTGGGGTCGGGTGGTGGTGGATGAGAAGAATACGGTGCTGCCGGGCTTGTACGCGGCCGGAGAGTGCGCCTGCGTATCCGTGCATGGGGCCAATCGGCTCGGCACCAACTCCCTGGTGGACATCCTGGTGTTCGGCCGCCGGGCGGGCCGGGACATGGTCCGCTATCTCCGGGAGGCGGAGCGGGTGAGCCTCCGGCGCAACCCCGACCGCGACGCCCGGGAGCAGGTGGAGCGGCTGCTCCGCAGCGAAGGGAAAGAGAAGGTCGCTGCCCTCCGCCAGGAGCTGGCGGAGGCCATGATGGAGTACTGCGGCATCTTCCGCGACGGGGCGGGCCTCCAGAAGATGCTCGGGATCCTCGGGGACCTGCGGGAGCGGTATCGCAGGATCCGTCTGGACGACCGGGGTCGGGTCTTCAATCAGGACCTGCTGGAGGCGTGGGAGCTGGGCTGCCTGCTGGATGTGGCGGAGGCCACGGTTCGCTCGGCGCTCAACCGCACCGAAAGCCGGGGGGCCCACATGCGGGAGGATTACCCCGACCGGGATGACGAGAACTGGCTCAAGCACACCCTGCTCTATCGCAACTCGGATGGCACCTTCGCGTTCCGCTACAAGCCCGTGGTGATTACCCGATTCCAACCGCAGGCACGGACCTACTAA
- the sucC gene encoding ADP-forming succinate--CoA ligase subunit beta, with the protein MKLHEYQAKQLFRAYGIPVQRDAVIERPEQIPGLSLRYPLVLKAQVLVGGRGKAGGIQLARTPEEATERARAILGMEIRGERVRRVLVAEAVDIEQEHYLAFTVDRSARRLVFVASSMGGVDIEEVARTHPELIHKVAIDPLEGFLPFQARQVARRMGLRGEYLVQFAQIAHALYRVCVDLDAELVEINPLARAEGKLVAVDAKVVVDENARFRHPDLPEDEEATELERMARRYDLSYVELDGDIAVIGNGAGLVMSTLDMVAHFGGRPANFLDVGGGASSEAMRHAVDIVLRKPGVRVLFINIFGGITRCDDVARGIVAARPAVPTTIRLVGTNEEEGRRILEEAGMAAFTDPEEAARHAVAAVRRS; encoded by the coding sequence ATGAAGCTGCACGAGTATCAGGCCAAGCAGCTGTTCCGGGCCTATGGCATCCCTGTCCAGCGGGATGCGGTGATCGAGCGTCCTGAGCAGATCCCCGGGCTGTCCCTGCGTTACCCCCTGGTGCTGAAGGCCCAGGTCCTGGTGGGCGGCCGGGGCAAGGCGGGGGGAATCCAGCTGGCCCGGACCCCGGAGGAGGCGACGGAGCGGGCCCGGGCCATCCTCGGCATGGAGATCCGGGGGGAGCGGGTTCGCAGGGTCCTGGTGGCGGAGGCCGTGGACATCGAGCAGGAGCACTACCTCGCCTTCACCGTGGACCGGTCCGCGCGGCGCCTCGTTTTCGTGGCCTCGAGCATGGGCGGAGTGGACATTGAGGAGGTCGCCCGTACCCATCCAGAGCTGATCCACAAGGTGGCGATCGATCCCCTGGAGGGTTTCCTGCCCTTCCAGGCACGACAGGTAGCGCGGCGCATGGGGCTGCGGGGGGAATACCTCGTCCAGTTCGCCCAGATCGCCCACGCCCTCTACCGGGTATGCGTGGATCTGGACGCGGAGCTTGTAGAGATCAATCCCCTCGCTCGGGCGGAGGGGAAGCTGGTGGCCGTGGACGCCAAGGTGGTGGTGGACGAGAACGCCCGCTTCCGGCACCCGGACCTCCCCGAGGACGAGGAGGCCACGGAGCTGGAGCGGATGGCCCGGCGCTACGACCTCTCCTACGTGGAGCTGGATGGGGACATCGCCGTCATCGGGAACGGGGCGGGGCTCGTGATGTCCACCCTGGACATGGTGGCCCACTTCGGGGGCAGACCCGCGAATTTCCTGGATGTGGGAGGCGGAGCCAGCAGCGAGGCCATGCGACACGCGGTGGACATCGTGCTCCGTAAGCCCGGGGTGCGGGTCCTGTTCATCAACATCTTCGGTGGCATCACCCGGTGCGACGACGTCGCCCGTGGCATCGTCGCCGCTCGCCCCGCGGTTCCCACCACCATCCGGCTCGTGGGCACCAACGAGGAGGAGGGGCGCCGGATCCTGGAAGAGGCGGGGATGGCCGCCTTCACGGATCCCGAGGAAGCGGCCCGCCATGCGGTGGCTGCCGTGCGGAGGTCGTAA
- the sdhC gene encoding succinate dehydrogenase, cytochrome b556 subunit, translated as MYRGGPGMLAWALHRITGVAVLVFLLLHILETSMLLYGPEAYNRALALYKQPWFKPLEFLLVAAVVYHAGNGILVMILDLFPRTTRSYRRMFWVGAALYAVVMLPVAVLMLRPIFP; from the coding sequence ATGTACCGAGGTGGACCGGGGATGCTGGCTTGGGCCCTGCACCGGATCACGGGGGTGGCGGTCCTCGTGTTCCTGTTGCTTCACATCCTGGAGACCTCCATGCTCCTCTATGGGCCCGAAGCCTACAACCGCGCCCTCGCTCTCTACAAGCAGCCCTGGTTCAAGCCCCTGGAGTTCCTCCTGGTGGCCGCGGTGGTGTACCATGCGGGCAACGGGATCCTGGTGATGATCCTGGACCTCTTCCCCCGGACCACCCGATCCTACCGTCGCATGTTCTGGGTGGGGGCGGCCCTGTACGCGGTGGTAATGCTGCCCGTGGCGGTGCTCATGCTCCGGCCCATCTTTCCGTAG
- a CDS encoding phage holin family protein → MGFFIRVLVNIVGLGLGARISPGALRWEEGGSLLGAALLLAVAHVTLRPVLLFLALPLNLLTLGLATLGVNTLLLHLVVWVLGIPHGGVLALAALSLLLSMLSVLLAAIMGP, encoded by the coding sequence GTGGGGTTTTTCATCCGGGTGCTGGTGAACATCGTGGGGCTCGGGCTGGGAGCCCGGATCTCTCCCGGGGCGCTTCGGTGGGAGGAGGGAGGGAGTTTGCTGGGAGCGGCGCTCTTGCTGGCGGTGGCCCACGTCACCCTGCGTCCCGTACTGCTCTTCCTCGCCCTCCCCCTGAACCTCCTGACCCTGGGACTCGCCACCCTCGGGGTGAACACCCTCCTGCTGCACCTCGTGGTTTGGGTTCTCGGGATCCCGCACGGTGGGGTCCTGGCTCTCGCGGCGCTCTCCCTTCTCCTCTCCATGCTGAGCGTGCTTCTGGCTGCCATCATGGGACCCTAG
- a CDS encoding FadR family transcriptional regulator, with product MNRASLFQPIRPRRLYEAIVHQIQELVAERHLQPGDRLPSERELAELLNVSRASVREALRVLAALGLVEVRPGDGTFVREPPAPVDPAVWSRLSERTFLLDLLEARRIVEREVVVLAVRRATAEDVEQLQELVERRAAELAGGRRDLEGDLRFHEQLAEATRNPVLASLVRTLTEMWLLSREAAGRAPASPQKAHRFHEAILEALQRRDEQAAWEAMERHMDDMRQEIEQGT from the coding sequence ATGAATCGCGCATCCCTCTTCCAGCCCATCCGCCCCCGCCGGCTCTACGAGGCCATCGTGCACCAGATCCAAGAGCTGGTGGCCGAACGGCACCTCCAGCCAGGGGACCGGCTGCCCAGCGAACGGGAACTGGCGGAGCTGTTGAACGTAAGCCGGGCCTCCGTGCGGGAAGCCCTGCGGGTGCTGGCCGCTCTCGGCCTCGTGGAGGTCCGCCCCGGGGACGGAACCTTTGTCCGGGAGCCCCCCGCTCCCGTGGACCCCGCGGTGTGGAGTCGCCTCTCCGAGCGCACGTTTCTCCTGGACCTCCTGGAGGCCCGGCGGATCGTAGAGCGGGAAGTGGTGGTTCTGGCGGTACGGAGGGCCACCGCGGAGGACGTGGAGCAGCTGCAGGAACTGGTGGAGCGCCGGGCCGCAGAGCTGGCCGGGGGCCGGCGGGATTTGGAGGGAGATCTCCGGTTTCACGAGCAGCTGGCGGAGGCCACCCGCAACCCCGTGCTCGCCTCCCTGGTGCGCACGCTGACGGAGATGTGGCTGCTGAGTCGGGAAGCCGCGGGTCGGGCCCCCGCCAGCCCCCAAAAGGCCCACCGGTTCCACGAGGCCATCCTGGAAGCCCTCCAGCGGCGGGACGAGCAGGCCGCGTGGGAGGCCATGGAGCGCCACATGGACGACATGCGCCAGGAAATCGAGCAGGGGACCTAG
- the mdh gene encoding malate dehydrogenase, with the protein MAWGRARISIVGAGAVGTAAAQWMAARELGDIILVDIIEGLPQGRALDLQHAGPIAGFDVRITGSNDYAATEGSDVVVITAGFPRKPGMTREQLVDTNAGVVRSIMQEVVPRSPDAVYVIVTNPLDAMTYVAYRASGLPRERVLGQSGALDTTRFRAFLAAELGVSIQDVQAMVIGAHTDKDMVPVASLANVRGIPVPKLLPRDRLEAVVARTRRAGAEITELMKQSAFTAPGAAICEMVEAILRDRKRLIPCSVYLDGEYGEWDVCVGVPVVLGARGMERIVELPLSEEEWALFRASCAAVRELLGAVRE; encoded by the coding sequence ATGGCGTGGGGGCGGGCCAGGATCTCCATCGTGGGAGCGGGAGCGGTGGGGACGGCTGCAGCCCAGTGGATGGCCGCGCGGGAGCTGGGGGACATCATCCTCGTGGACATCATCGAGGGACTGCCGCAGGGCAGAGCCCTGGACCTCCAGCACGCAGGCCCCATCGCGGGATTCGACGTGCGGATCACGGGTTCCAACGACTACGCGGCCACTGAGGGATCCGACGTGGTGGTGATCACCGCAGGTTTCCCCCGCAAGCCCGGGATGACCCGGGAGCAGCTGGTGGACACCAATGCGGGGGTCGTACGCAGCATCATGCAGGAAGTGGTTCCGCGCTCCCCGGATGCGGTGTACGTGATCGTCACCAATCCCCTGGACGCCATGACGTATGTTGCCTACCGGGCCTCCGGACTTCCCCGGGAGCGGGTCCTCGGGCAGAGCGGGGCCCTGGACACCACGCGGTTTCGGGCCTTCCTGGCCGCGGAGCTGGGGGTGTCCATTCAGGACGTCCAGGCCATGGTGATCGGGGCCCACACGGACAAGGACATGGTGCCCGTGGCCTCCCTCGCGAACGTGCGGGGGATCCCGGTCCCGAAGCTCCTGCCGCGGGACCGGCTGGAGGCGGTGGTAGCCCGTACCCGACGGGCTGGGGCAGAGATCACGGAGCTCATGAAGCAGAGCGCTTTCACCGCCCCCGGGGCCGCCATCTGTGAGATGGTGGAGGCCATCCTCCGGGATCGCAAGCGCCTCATCCCGTGCTCCGTGTACCTGGATGGGGAGTACGGGGAGTGGGATGTGTGCGTGGGCGTGCCGGTGGTCCTGGGAGCCCGGGGGATGGAGCGCATCGTGGAGCTGCCCCTCTCGGAGGAGGAGTGGGCGCTGTTCCGGGCGAGCTGTGCCGCGGTGCGGGAGCTTTTGGGAGCCGTACGGGAATGA